One genomic window of Vibrio mangrovi includes the following:
- the fliI gene encoding flagellar protein export ATPase FliI: MLALEDRLAQYKVQGLSSRPIASGRLVRVVGLTLEATGCKAPIGSLCKVETMSGEIEAEVVGFSGDHLFLMPSEQVSGILPGAKVTPMHEDTGVPVGMELLGRVIDGVGVPLDGEGPIYTEHKASFQSVSINPLSRKPISEPLDVGLKSVNGLLTVGKGQRIGLFAGSGVGKSVTLGMMTRGTTAQVVVVGLIGERGREVKEFIDEILGVDGRQRAVVVAAPADASPLMRLKGCQTALTIAEYFRDQGLDVLLLMDSLTRFAQAQREIALSVGEPPATKGYPPSVFAKLPALVERAGNGSEGQGSITAFFTVLTEGDDLQDPIADASRAILDGHIVLSRELADAGHYPAIDVEKSVSRVMPQITTDEHQLMSKAVRQVLSVCRKNQDLVSIGAYKPGSDPAIDQAFTLKPKIDMFLQQGMKDTVPYDMCVSMLKNVLQIES, from the coding sequence GTGTTAGCGTTAGAGGACCGTCTTGCACAGTATAAAGTTCAGGGATTGTCATCTCGTCCGATTGCTTCGGGACGTCTGGTTCGGGTTGTCGGCCTGACTCTGGAAGCAACCGGATGTAAAGCGCCTATCGGCAGCTTGTGTAAAGTAGAAACAATGAGTGGTGAGATAGAAGCTGAAGTCGTCGGTTTCTCCGGAGACCATCTGTTTCTGATGCCGAGTGAACAGGTTTCCGGAATTTTACCCGGCGCAAAAGTTACACCGATGCATGAAGATACCGGCGTTCCTGTCGGTATGGAACTTCTGGGAAGAGTGATTGATGGTGTCGGGGTTCCTCTTGATGGCGAGGGGCCGATTTATACTGAACATAAAGCATCGTTTCAGTCTGTCTCAATCAACCCGCTTTCCCGTAAACCTATTTCTGAACCTCTGGATGTCGGACTGAAATCAGTCAATGGATTACTGACGGTTGGCAAAGGTCAGCGTATCGGGCTTTTTGCTGGTTCTGGTGTCGGTAAATCCGTGACTCTGGGAATGATGACCCGGGGAACGACAGCTCAGGTTGTGGTGGTCGGACTCATTGGTGAACGTGGACGGGAAGTTAAAGAATTTATCGACGAAATTCTTGGTGTCGATGGACGTCAGCGTGCAGTTGTTGTGGCTGCACCTGCTGATGCTTCTCCTCTGATGCGATTGAAAGGATGTCAGACAGCACTGACAATTGCTGAATACTTTCGTGATCAAGGGTTGGATGTTTTGTTACTGATGGATTCTCTGACCCGGTTTGCTCAGGCACAGCGGGAAATCGCGCTTTCTGTCGGTGAACCTCCTGCGACAAAAGGATATCCGCCTTCAGTTTTTGCCAAATTACCGGCATTGGTTGAACGGGCCGGTAATGGTAGTGAAGGGCAAGGTTCGATTACGGCATTCTTTACGGTTCTGACCGAAGGCGATGACCTTCAGGATCCGATTGCTGATGCATCCCGGGCAATTCTGGACGGTCACATTGTTTTATCCCGGGAGCTGGCTGATGCCGGGCACTATCCAGCTATTGATGTTGAAAAATCAGTCAGCCGGGTTATGCCTCAGATCACGACTGATGAACATCAGTTGATGTCGAAAGCGGTCCGGCAAGTCCTGTCTGTCTGTCGCAAAAATCAGGATCTTGTTTCTATCGGCGCATACAAGCCGGGATCTGATCCGGCGATTGATCAGGCTTTCACCCTGAAACCGAAGATTGATATGTTCCTGCAACAGGGAATGAAAGATACGGTGCCTTATGATATGTGCGTCAGTATGTTGAAAAATGTTCTGCAGATAGAGTCTTAA
- the fliJ gene encoding flagellar export protein FliJ, translated as MENALEFLLEQSKENEEKAVLALNSARQELEGYYYQVKQIEQYRLDYCHQMIDRGKAGLTASQYGHLNRFLTQLDETLAKQRSAEQHFIDQVENCREHWLEMRKTRRSYEWLIEKKRTERQNAEMKREQKQLDEFTTIQYARKALF; from the coding sequence ATGGAAAATGCGCTGGAATTTTTGCTGGAACAGTCCAAAGAGAATGAAGAAAAAGCGGTTCTTGCTTTAAATAGTGCGCGCCAGGAACTTGAAGGTTATTACTATCAGGTCAAACAGATTGAGCAATATCGTCTGGACTACTGTCATCAGATGATTGACCGGGGAAAAGCCGGTTTGACAGCCAGCCAGTATGGACATCTGAATCGTTTTTTAACCCAGCTTGATGAAACTCTGGCCAAGCAAAGAAGTGCTGAACAGCACTTTATCGATCAGGTAGAAAACTGCCGGGAGCACTGGCTTGAGATGCGTAAAACACGCCGTTCCTACGAATGGCTGATTGAGAAAAAACGCACAGAGAGACAGAACGCCGAAATGAAAAGAGAGCAGAAGCAACTGGATGAATTTACAACAATTCAGTATGCCCGCAAAGCGCTGTTCTGA
- a CDS encoding flagellar hook-length control protein FliK, which produces MNINLTPSSGTQKAQSHLKAGNDEPVSDDAVVGDVSESSEESGGFFAKLAALFKGEEASSGKKVTQDGDAKALQGSSHLADGDDISADALLSQDDEAQVIGEDGKVSKATGKVSGEQVSDEKLVDGGVAQKADLLPRTVAQESSESPVLRQSQGQDDSSAGKEAALRAMGEGEAVLTRLKGSEKQLVSPNGKKLPASDITEYSVPSGKNAQQKTEADQGLPVDLQHIAQPERVYSDPQSLQTASAESPSQPGEDKLTAEISRLVNESGEPIVVSASLASSGATNQLKESEEYGKVVQKDVDAIEALSQEQVLSPEQALSGGHKLSDKNIPVAGQQGLSDAQSVAQMSGLEHIHAADLSAAQLDGAIPAGAEGNSDKAVLAQKSLQSLAQDLPLRSDIRHHTHAIPQPQSQALNIPVNQLTQPQNGDASAISVNGGTVLPGDPAVSQAALQAALSAGAAGTEQWIRNRAAGLPQKGDSRIHMGELTDDSSKGSHFAQQLSSLSGQQGSATQNNLRADATQNPSSVYLAKDAMAADQLSERVQMMMSKNLKNIDIRLDPPELGRMHIRMNMTGDAATVHFTVATPQAREALEHSMPRLRDMLSQQGVQLGDTSVQHQGSGNQQQGYAASGRGEQSGQHASLSQDSVFHEDNPDTGVKLDLNVGMKRDGISYYA; this is translated from the coding sequence ATGAATATCAACCTCACTCCCTCTTCAGGTACACAAAAAGCTCAGTCGCACCTTAAAGCAGGAAATGATGAGCCAGTGAGTGACGATGCCGTTGTCGGTGATGTTTCTGAATCATCGGAAGAATCCGGCGGTTTTTTTGCTAAACTTGCTGCCTTATTTAAGGGGGAAGAGGCATCTTCCGGAAAAAAAGTGACACAGGATGGAGATGCTAAGGCGCTTCAGGGTTCGTCTCATCTGGCTGATGGCGATGATATTTCGGCTGATGCCTTATTATCTCAGGATGATGAAGCTCAAGTTATAGGTGAAGACGGCAAAGTATCTAAAGCGACTGGTAAAGTATCTGGTGAACAAGTAAGCGATGAGAAATTGGTGGACGGTGGTGTTGCCCAGAAAGCCGATTTACTTCCCCGGACCGTTGCGCAAGAGTCGTCCGAATCTCCGGTATTGCGACAATCTCAGGGACAAGATGACTCATCTGCAGGGAAAGAAGCAGCATTGCGGGCTATGGGAGAAGGCGAGGCAGTTCTGACCCGGTTAAAAGGTTCTGAAAAGCAGCTTGTTTCACCAAACGGCAAAAAGTTGCCAGCTTCTGATATAACCGAATATTCCGTACCGTCAGGAAAAAATGCTCAGCAGAAAACGGAGGCAGACCAAGGTCTTCCGGTGGATTTGCAGCATATTGCTCAACCTGAACGTGTCTATTCTGATCCGCAGTCATTACAGACAGCTTCTGCCGAATCCCCTTCCCAGCCCGGAGAAGATAAACTCACTGCTGAAATTTCCCGGCTGGTGAATGAATCTGGTGAACCGATAGTAGTATCTGCATCACTTGCTTCATCCGGAGCAACAAATCAGCTTAAAGAGTCTGAGGAATACGGGAAAGTCGTGCAGAAAGATGTGGATGCAATCGAAGCATTGTCTCAGGAACAGGTATTATCCCCGGAACAGGCTCTCTCCGGGGGGCATAAATTGTCAGACAAAAATATACCGGTTGCAGGCCAGCAAGGTTTGTCCGATGCCCAGTCTGTGGCGCAGATGAGCGGATTGGAACATATACATGCTGCTGATTTATCTGCGGCTCAGCTCGATGGTGCTATTCCTGCCGGAGCAGAAGGAAACTCAGATAAAGCGGTTTTAGCACAAAAATCGCTTCAGTCTCTGGCTCAGGATTTACCGTTGAGATCGGATATCAGGCATCATACTCATGCCATACCCCAACCACAGTCTCAAGCGCTTAATATTCCGGTTAATCAGTTAACTCAGCCACAAAATGGTGATGCTTCGGCTATCTCCGTGAATGGTGGTACCGTTCTTCCCGGCGATCCTGCTGTTTCTCAGGCGGCATTACAGGCGGCGTTGTCCGCAGGCGCTGCCGGTACTGAGCAATGGATTCGTAACCGGGCTGCCGGGTTGCCGCAGAAAGGCGATTCAAGAATTCACATGGGTGAACTGACAGATGATAGTTCGAAAGGCAGTCACTTTGCCCAACAACTCTCATCTCTCAGTGGACAGCAGGGTTCCGCAACGCAGAATAACCTACGGGCAGATGCCACACAGAATCCTTCATCTGTTTATCTGGCAAAAGATGCAATGGCTGCCGATCAGCTATCTGAGCGGGTCCAGATGATGATGTCCAAAAACCTGAAGAACATCGATATTCGCCTCGACCCGCCGGAACTGGGGCGGATGCATATCCGAATGAATATGACAGGTGATGCTGCTACCGTTCATTTTACCGTGGCAACTCCGCAGGCAAGAGAGGCGCTTGAACATTCAATGCCCCGGTTAAGAGATATGTTATCGCAACAAGGCGTTCAGTTGGGAGATACATCGGTGCAACATCAGGGAAGCGGTAACCAGCAGCAAGGCTATGCAGCGTCCGGACGTGGAGAACAATCGGGCCAGCATG